ACCTAAGGTtgtttcttggttagagaaatagccaacggtcgtaccttgactatcgagaaattaaggaaagactggttgtttatcgcgtgtatgacaactataaccaatctagtaatgagtaattgaattatctttgcatcgatgatcagttgaatgaaccgtgtctgaaaagttacgcctttggctagagtcgtattggttattgattaattcctgtttatatctattagttgtttcattagttggttaattagtcattttatattttccaaaaaccctcatacttcggactctagaagaaacgaattatccccaatccctatggattcgaccctgctcaccgctatatacaaaatctgtatttttcttgagtaggtaattattattgcacaggctcgacacttGTCACTAACCTGTTAATGAATTGAGCAAACcatctttgcatcaatgatcggataaatggactgtgtctgcaAGGTTGTATCTTTGACTAGAGATTGTTTACCACCGATTTAATTCCTGCTTACTTTcgtaaattatttttattaattggttatttattgatttttatctctgtttgagttgtttaattattcttgATTTTATAAAAATCCCCCGCTCTCCAtactctagaagaaacaaattcTCTCCCAATCTCTGTGGATTCGACCATACTCACCGCTATacacaaaaattatatttttttcgagtaggtaattattattgtacaggctcgacacctgtcattaaattttgatgaaaaccatcacctattaaGTCCAAAATCTTGATGgtaatttttaagaaataaattaacagtaAAATTGCGGAAGTGTACCTAGATTCATGTTGACTAACTGCCACTTGAATCCTTAGAGATTTTGAAATGGTCTTCTAGGTCAACAAGTATTCGCTAATCTCTTGAGAGAgctctttaatttctttttgatATCTTTCCTAACGATAGGATATCAGAAAAAGAGCTATTTTGTGGCACTAAAAATACAACAAATAAGAATACGTGTGACCTAGAGATCATAACTCTATTTATAGATAACTTTTCTGTTATTTTTTAGATTCCTATTTCAACTCAtcatagaaatagaaattaCCCTTAAATTTCTACACATTAAAGacttacatcctattagataTATTAAAACCCAAATCataattgattattttaattgaatttaaccttatttgataatttataatatataattattcacatataagtacAACATTGGATTAAGGATCCCACGTGATCACGGTAAGAGTCACCACTCTTTAAGGCATATAATATATAAAACTGCGCTTTACATCAACTTATTCACAATTGGCTTCTACTTTGCATGATTAGGACATGTTTGCAGCTGGAACGGATACCACTCATACAGTCATGGAATGGGTGATGGTAGAGCTTCTAAGAGACCCCAAGGTCATGGAGAAATTGCAAAATGAGGTCAGAGCTGTAGGCCAAGGAAAATCAGAGATAACTGAGGATGATTTTGACAAAATGCAGTGTTTAAAGCTAGTAATTAAGGAAACTCTGCGGCTTCATTTCCCAGTTCCATTTCTAGTTCCTCGAGACATCAAAGTAATGGGGTATGGTATACCGATTCGAACACGAGTAATCGTCAACGCATGGGCGGCAATTGGAAGAGACCCTTTGCTTTGGGAGAAGCCAGAGGAATTTCAGCCAGAGATATTTCTGAATGTTGGTATAGATTTTCGAGGTTTGAGTTGATCCCATTTGGTGCCGGCTGAAGGGGATGCCCCGGTAAGACCTTTGCCATGGCTATCAATGAACTTGCATTAGCAAAATTACTGCACAAATTTGACTTTGCCTTGCCTGATGGCGGAAAACCAGAGGACATGGACATGACTGAAGCTGGTGGCATCGATGTGCATAGAAAACTTCCTATACTTGTTGTTGCCACTCCATATTCTCCTTAGTTTCTCTCCTGGCACAGAGAACAGAGAAGTTTAGCATGTCCTAGGGCAAGGTTTACAAGATCAAGTTGAGAACTTATGTAAATTGTCTTGCCTGTTATATTTAGCCCGCATGTAGCTCTTGGAAATTCTACCTGAAATATGTAACATTGAGATGGTAGCTATGTGGTTGGGTGATGATATTAGTGTTGCCTACACTCACTATTTTTATGGTCTATCACTTTAATATCAAGTTGCTCGTGAATTCATGTTTCACTAGCAGGTTGGTTTGCGTTCTTATTACTTAATaagaaaatcaaaagacaacTAAGGCACTAAGCAATATTGCTTAATGAACAAATAATTGTCATTAATTTTAATCGTATTAGTTAAGCTTTACAGTGACCTTGATATTATTAATACTCGAGAGGGAACTAAacctttcccctttttttttgttatttttgctGCTAATTTCAAGATCATAAATGATACTAGGTGTGTGGAATTGGATGAAAGCAAATCAATAATATAACCTTTGCCATCTTCCGAAAGACATATGGAACATAACCACAATCTAAAAGCCTATCAACAACCTTTTCAGTTTTATTGCTGATCTTTCAAATCAATGGCTCTGAAGAATCGTGTAACACTAATTGCAAGAAGCAAAATCCCATtaattttggatattttaatTTGCACTCTTCAATTCTTCGTTTGGTTTTAATCCTATGCTTGACCTCTTCAAAAATCCTATGCTTCTTCTGGACTCCAGAAGTTATGTTGGTAATCATATTCATTCATAGTATATTTCGCATTTGCATACTAAAGTTACATCCCCCAAAGTCTTTGTTAACTTCCGAACAAAGATTTCTGTTTAGTATTAGCTTTAATCACTGAGATTTCTGTTGACATGATTTTGGAGATTGAATGGGAATTTTAAGATTGCAcgagatcttttttttttccccaaaactTTTTGTGAACTAGTAAATTATGCTAGAAAAGTGACACGTCATGTAATCtttagggcaaattacactttaccccctgtGATTTAGTATTTTCTACATAATCCTCTCatagtttcaaaagctatacataactccctcataatttgaattaaagtgtcaaagtgacagaaatagtcattcgtaacgaaacttttaaaaatgttgaaattacccttataaatacaagACACACTAAACCCGTATGATTTTACaatttaccatataacccctttatgatttaatactttaccatataaccccttatgattttcaaaatatacacataaacccatttggttaataaataattttcaactttagaTAAGgatatttttggcattttaggTGATTCCGTTACGAATAATCATTTTCgccactttgacactttaatacAAATTATGAGAGGATTatatatagcttttgaaactataaaggggttatgtaaaaaaatactaaattacaggggataaagtgtaatttgccctaatCTTTAGAtgtaaaatgtctaaactaatatcTCAAATGCCAAGTGcttaatcaatttcaacatGTATGATGGTGCGAATATAAGTCCAATCCAATTTTTGGAATTTGCTTACGAGTAGGACTTATCATCCAAAATTTGTTCTTCCAGTACAGCCACTAAAGTCAAAATAATCGGCCAGGCCCTATAGATATTGTTTCCAATGTGTGGCTTTGATTCATTTACTGAGGATGCATTTGCTACCGTCACAAACTGAAATTTCAAGGATCATCAGAACAGAACCAGAATTCTGGTGATCCTTTCGACTTAATCAAGTAGGCATATAGCCAATTGTAGCAGCAACAATAAACTTGTGCTTTCTTGATTTGGCCCTTTCTCCAATTTTCGAGAAGCATGTAATGACGTTTGTTTTGGATCTTAcattttcctctcttcttcccGTGACTTTGCTACTTCTAACCCTTTTCATATGGTTCTATGCTTCTTCTAAACCCCAACAAAGGCTACCACCTTCTCCACCGAAGTTTCCAGTTGTTGGAAATCTTTTCCAACTCGGGCTATATCCTCACCGCAAACTTCAATCATTATCAAGAAAATATGGTTCCCTCATGCTGGTTCATTTTGGCAGCAAGCCCATGGTTGTTGCTTCTTCAGCTGATGCAGCTTGTGAAATCATGAGAACCCATGATTTAGTCTTTGCTAACAGGCCTAAAACAAGCATATTTGATAGGCTTCTATATGGCAGCAAGGATATTGCAGCCTCACCTTACGGTGAGTATTGGAGGCAAGTGAGAAGTATTTGTGTGCTTCAGCTTCTAAGTCATAAGAGGGTTCAATCATTTCGATATGTAGGAGAGGAAGAGACTTCACTTATCGTTGAAAAGATTACAAGTTTTTCGCTTCTTCGCCACCTTTATCGGCCATAAACTTGAGTGATCTTCTTATGACACTGACAAATGATGTGATTTGTAGGGTGGCCTTGGGGAGGAAGTACAGTGATAGGGAAGATGGGAGCAAAAGTATGCAAATCATGAAGGAATTTGTTGAGTTGTTAGGTACTATTGATACAGGGGATTTTGTTCCATGGCTTGGATGGGTGAGACGTCTTAATGATTTGGATGATAAAGTGGAAAAAGTTGTTAAGCAACTTGATGAATTTCTGGAGGGTGTATTAAGGAGCACAAAGATAGGAAAAATGGAAAGGCTAACACTGATGATATATAGAGGGAAAAGGCTCAGATTTGGTGGATATCTTGCTTGAAATTCAGGGGGAAAAGTCGACAGGCTTTACACTCGAACTTGACAGTCTCAAAGCAATCATTTTGGTAAGAAATCTTGTTTATAGGGTACTCCAACCATAAACTCATTAGGCTATCCTACCGTACTGGCTTAATGccatttctcttttcttgaaaatcttTTTGTGTATAGCCGATCTAAACTTGGAATACCTTCATTTTATTATTCAATTTGCATTAAattttaaagatttttctaatgGTTGCCTAGTGAGCATTGATTTAATACATTTAAATTACAAATAATTTATCATGTGAATTTACACAATCACAATTATTGTGCATCTTACATTTAGACactttttcaaatgaaattaacTACACTTTTTAAAAAGAACTAATCTTGAACCCGCTCCTAACGAGCACCCATTATTCAAACTAGTTTTTGGGCAAAATACACTTTATCCCCCGGTGGTATAGctatttttttacataactccatatagttttaaaaactatatataacccTCTCATAGTTTGAATTAAAATGTCAAAGTGACGAAAATTATCATTCATAACAGAACCtataaaaatgtcaaaattacccttgtttaaaaactaaaatgattaaaaagactaaaatatataaacataaaaTGCATGATACTCTAATCTcgtatgattttatattttatcagaTAACCTCCTTATGGTTTagtactttaccatataacctccttatgattttcaaactatatacataaccccctatgGTTAATAAATAggtatttttggcattttagtTGACTCCTTTATGGATTACAAATTtcatcactttgacactttaattcaaaccatGAGTGGTTTaagtataatttttgaaatcatAAGGGGTTACCTAAAAAAGTACTAAATCACAGGGgcttaaagtgtaatttgcccctAGTTTTTTAAATCAATAAAGGTTAGTTTGGATGGGGTTGGTTTTCACAAATTTAATCTTGAAAATACGTTCTCCAATAATTTTCTATCTCACACATACATGTTAGAAGCCAGTACAATAACAATAATATGTGGTTAACCACACTTTAGAAAATAAGTGCAAATTTGTAGTCAGGCACATGGGGTGTGCTAAAGAATTTTCAATGAATTACTCTCCTCTCTATTGGTTTGCATGTTAGACGGTTTTTCATAAGTAATTCATCCCACGGATAAGTACTTTTGGATAAAGGATCATATGTATTAACGATAATGAACAAGTAGAGCTTTTCCCACAGAAATTTCAACAATCAAAGTTTTTAGCATGCTCGAAGGTAGAACATATAATTATACTAGTTTTTTTGAGATTAACAAAATTATACTAGTTTTTTTGAACTGTGTATACAACTAAAATTCAAAACACTTTTGAGCGTCCAACCACTTACCAAACTTACTTGATCAGCGTACAGTTAACTATACAAAGCTCAAGCAGAGCAATTTGAGTAATTGACTTAGATGTCAAGTTTGAATACATTTTGTAGGATTCAAAAAAATCTTACCATGCTTAAATGAAATGTTTCAGTATGCAGTATGTAACATGCACCACTTATTTGTATATTAGCAGGCTGAGGAATATTACATACTTCAGCTTTAACACATCAATTGATACAATGCCAAACCAAACTGTTTTATCTGCATTTAATGATGTTCACCATTGATGAGCTAAACTTCTTACAAATGTTTTCCTCATATTAGTTTCTCAACTTTCAAtgacattttctttttcaattaaacaacatctgtttttcttcttcactttctCTGATTAGGACATGTTCGCTGCTGGGACTGATACGACATACACAGTTATGGAGTGGGCAATGACGAACTTTTGGGGCACCCAGAAATCTTGGAGAAATTGCAGACCGAGGTGAGACAAGTAGCTCAAGGAAAACCAGAAATCACTGAGGATTATCTGGACAAAATGGACTACTTAAAAGCAGTGATCAAGGAGACTTTGCGACTTCATACGCCAGTCCCACTACTCGTTCCTCGAGAATCAACACAACACGTTAAACTTATGGGGTATGATATACCGGCAGGGACACGAGTAATGGTGAATGCTTGGGCGATTGCACGAGATCCATTGCTTTGGAATGAGCCTGAAGAATTTCAGCCAGAGAGGTTCTTGAACAGTACAATCGATTTTCGAGGTTTTAATTTTGAGTTAATTCCATTTGGAGCTGGAAGAAGGGGTTGCCCGGGTACTACCTTTGCTGTGGCCGTTAACGAGCTTGCATGAGCAAAATTGGTGCACAAGTTTGATTTTGCATTGCCTGATGGAGTTGAACCAAAGGATTTGGACATGTCTGAATCCACTGGTATCACTATCCATAGAAAAAATCCTCTACTTGCAGTAGCTATTCCACATTTTGGTTAGACACCATCTTTACCTATCCTTTCCAGTATATAAATGTGGACCTTATACTGATTTATTCAGTAAAGATCCATCCAGTGGATATCTAATATTGATGTTTGGTATTTTAATTTATCCTTATCTTACGTACCACAATAAATTTCTGTCATTAGCTCTTTGCTCCCTGCTCCCCCCTGTAACTGGTTTTATTGATGAGGCATGAAGCATTGATTGTATATACCAATTAGCATTATCCTCAGTTGTGGAGTTGTATATTCTTTCGGATGATAGTTCACAACTATTATATTAATTGTAATTTcttatcctttatttttttttcttttcttctttgttcaGTTTATTTTCCTTCTCTATTGTAGTGTTCAATTCTTATTATCCACCATCACATATACTAACCTTTAAGTACTTCTCTATTGTGTTCGCGTGTATGAAGTAATTCCATTAACCAAACATAATTTGAACTTTAATTGGGTTCAATTCCGTTGGTAATCTTCAAGCAACTTACTCTGTTGTTTTTTGCGTTAATATGTATTTGGAATATTCAAGAGTCAAGCCACACGTATGGATTTGTTATTTAAACACAACCATAACCTCAAGAAGCTAATCAAGGACCTTTACATTTTCATTGCTAATTGTTCATTTTGGATCTTTCATTGTCTCTTCTCCTTATCTTGGTTTTACTCTTCCTATGCTTCTTCAAGATTAGGCAAATAACCAATTATAAcacttaaaaaaaagaaaaataaaattgcgCTTTCTTCCATTTCCTAATTTTGAAGAAGCAAAGGGAGAAGATAGGAAggaaagggaaagagagagagagagcgagaggagaggaggaaggaggggaggaagagggagagggaggagaAATAAGGAgtcaggagagagagagagagagagagagaaggggtGGTGGTAggggtgatttttttttttaatatcccAACAATATTTAAAATTCTATAAACACTCCAATAAAAAACTCTAGTAacaaatttttcatatatactGTTGTaataaaatttatgaaaatcaGTTCTAAACATATCTAATTCATACGAAACCTTAGTAATAATTAGTATTTTGTAGAAGACTAAAAGTTATATTGTACTTGTACCTGGAGTTAAACATTTTGTTTTGTGTAATTAGaatatttttttgtcaattaaCAACATTTATACTATCATGTTCTAGAAAAGAGAGGGATCTAAATGGGTTGTTTAGATAGAAGATAGGCCCATCTAAACTAACAAATTCTTTCTATTTACtttttgagtaaatcttatatacactattatcatttgattcatgacatgtgtgcaaaagttgaatttcaaattcaaaatttgtattGTTGTCATTGATCCaatgctgatagtgtatacactgtcaatgtagcaaaaattaatccttacttttatttttattcttgctTGCGAGACTTGACATATTGAACCTTCCTGCAAAATTAGTAGCCAACGGGGAATATCCCTTTAACGGGAACGGGGCTACTTGCCTTCAAAACTCCATGGAAATGCAAATGAGAAATGCTATCCCTACTCGGATCAAGACAGAACTTTTACTTGTTCAAATAACAATTAAGGTGAAACAGGTCAAGAACATCGAATCTCTTTATGATAAATAAATCTATTTTTTAAGTTCATTATTACAGGTTGTTCCTGCAAAGGATCAAACTAATGACGTATACAAATACTTGAATTCTCGATGTAGATACTACATATATAGTTGGTTCTCATTCTTCAAAGACTACGAGTATAATAGGAGTATCCGGCAACAAAGGATCACCCTAAGATGAGATAAGAGGAGGTCTGACACACTTTTTAGATTTTTTAATTGCAAAGTGCGAGATAAAATCAATCAAAGAGTatcaagaaaagagaaaaaattattATGCTACcctattattttgttttgttatggTATACAATTCAACATTAACTTTCAGATAAACAATCATATAAATCCACGTTAACTTTGAAATAGAAAAGATGTGTTTGACGTTACTACGGTTATCTTCTTATCCTATAAGTTTTTCAACTTTGAATgtctcatttttttcaattaaacagcatttcctttttctttttcaaatgcCATGATTAGGACGTGTTTGCAGCAGGACTGATACAATATTGAGTGGCCAATGACTGAACTTCTGAGGCACCCCAAAATCATGGACATCTATTTTTTGACTAATTCTTTTTGAATGTTTCTTAAGTACGTCTCTaatcatttttttcatatttccaatttttttatctcttttttttttggtttcagATACATTACATCCCAAAAATTGGTTTTGCAAGTTAATACTCGAACTCCAAACCTTTGGCTCTGGATTTCGATCATCTTTGAATAACTTGATCATTCTTGAGTGCAACTTGCAACAATGCTGCAATGTTCAGCCAAAACATAGAATCAATCTTATCAATGCATAGGCGATTAGAAATTGAAATCAAAGCAATGGAAATTGGAGTTTTCTAAGCCTTAAGGGCTTGCGTGAATTTCTCAATAAACTTCAGTATCTTGTATACCCACTAATTTTGCttgaccaaaatttcaaaactctCCCATTTCAAAGCATAACAATATTCCTAGATAGCGAGAAGCAAGAAGACGACATTAAGGGGAAACAAGAATTTATTTCATCTATGCATTGGTAAAATATATGAATCATTTTCACTCAGCAGCCTTGA
Above is a genomic segment from Coffea eugenioides isolate CCC68of unplaced genomic scaffold, Ceug_1.0 ScVebR1_2418;HRSCAF=3442, whole genome shotgun sequence containing:
- the LOC113756612 gene encoding cytochrome P450 71A4-like, whose amino-acid sequence is MFAAGTDTTHTVMEWVMVELLRDPKVMEKLQNEVRAVGQGKSEITEDDFDKMQCLKLVIKETLRLHFPVPFLVPRDIKVMGYGIPIRTRVIVNAWAAIGRDPLLWEKPEEFQPEIFLNVGIDFRAKLLHKFDFALPDGGKPEDMDMTEAGGIDVHRKLPILVVATPYSP